From Paraglaciecola sp. L1A13:
CTCTACTTTCTTAATGATTTCGCCAAAGCTTTGACAACCTAACTCTAAGAGCTCTCCTGGACGACGAGAAAAGTATTTTTGAGTAGCAAGGTAGCTGTAAGACCCCTTATCACCTAGAAAAGCAACTCTATTTAGTGGCAAGCTGCTGCCAGGGTTCGCGCGAGCGGCAAGCATTGCTTGTTGGTTGAGTACAGAGTCTTCGATGATAACGTGAAATAATTGAGTAACATAATGAGGGTCAAGACCGTGACCTTGGCCCCGTTTAATTAAGCTAACCAGTAGTTGTTCTTCTCGTTTATGATCTCTTACCGGAATATGATGGGTAATTTTGGTTTCAGCAACCTGATTGGTGCATTGCTGACGCTCTGCTAACAGTTTTAACAACTGCTGATCAATTGAGGTGATTTGTTCTCTTAGTTTATCTAGCTCCACGACCGACATTTTTATTTCACTTCCATAAATGGGTTAAAAAGCCTTTTGAGTAAGGCACAAGTTCTTTGTACATAAATGATTTAACACAGGCTTGGTGCGCTGAAACTATTATCAGTTGAATATACATCACCATCGAATCTATTAACTCGAGCGATCAATGTCAATGTTTACCTTATGCCAAAATGGCCTTTAGAGTAGATATTTCCTATAAACCCGCTGAAAGTCCATGTTTCCATCTCTGTTTTATTCATTTAACAAGGAACTAAGCAACATTTTGACTTGCTCAACTTCGAAGGGTTTATCGCATAAGGCGTTTACCCCAGCCTGATGTATGTTAGTCATGTGCAAACTATCCACTGACTCTGAGGTCACCATAATAATGGGTAGATGGGAGGTTTCGGTGTTAAATCGGATGAACTCCGATAATTCTCTACCATTCATTTCAGGCATATTATAATCCGTGACGACCAAGTCAAAGGTATTTTCTTTGAGTATTGTTAGCGCCATGGCGCCATTTTCCGCTTCAATAATCTGTTCAATACCAAGCCCCTTCAATACCCGATTGATGTGATTTCTAGCTAATTTACTGTCGTCGACAAGAAGCACTCTAACCTGACGTACATCAAATAAATTCAGATCTAGTTCTTCGGTATTAATTAAGTCCAAAGAGGTTTTGAGTGCACGAGATAAATGCTCAGTGCTAAAAGGCTTTGGTAATATGGCTGCCACGCCCGCCTGTTTAAACTCTTCTAGTTTCTGTGAGCTACTTTCGCTTGATACAAGCATAAAAGGTAATGCGCAATGTATGGATGATTGTTTTATCGATTTAAGGATATCGAGTCCGGTACCATCTTCGAGATACATTGAACTGACGACCAAATCACCTCCTTGCTGATCGATGGCTTCAATGGCCTCTTTAACATTGCTCACGGCGAAGACATTTTTCACATTTTCTTCGTGTAATAAAGTACTGATTATTTTTCGTTGAGTATCCGATGGTTCGACTAAAATAATGCTTAAGTCTGCTAACAAAATATTCTGCATAGTTACCTTCTTGTCAGATTGGCCAATTGACTCAACCGCCAGCGAGTTTTACAGTGTAGCCGCGTTTTTCTAAGACTAGCTTTAACTTGTCTCTATTATCACCTTGAATTTCTATCACTGCGTCTTTAACGGCTCCACCTGTACCGCACATTTTTTTCAATTCTGTGCACAAGGCTTTAACTTGTGCCGCGTCCATATCCATACCTGACAACGTGGTGACTCCTTTGCCTTTACGTCCTTTTGTTTCGCGACGAATACGGATGATGCCATCGGTTTTGGGCCGAGCAAGTTGCGCCTTTTGAGCGGGAATTCTGCCGCCATCAGTGCTATAAACAAGATCGTTTTGGCTCATATTGATTTTCGCTCTGACTTGAATAGATAATATAATAATCTGATTCTATTAAAAAAAAGACAATCTTTATAGGCAAATTAAACAAACTGATATTTAATACATTAGCAATGAAGAGCAGTAATATGGAGTGAAGTATGAGTTTAGAACGCAAATTATCAGCTGACAAAAAACAATTAACTGTAGTAGCCGATGAAATCTTCGATTTCGGCAAGGTGCAGGATTTCCGTATTGCATTCTCCACTGACATCGACGAGGTGGAAACGGTTATTATTGATTTGCATAAAACCGCTTACATGGATAGTTCTGCTTTAGGCATGTTATTAAATATGCAAAAATTATTGTCTGGTAAGGTCACTATCTTTAAGATTGTCAATACTCGCCCCCAAGTACTCAAAATCTTGCGAATCGCCCGCTTTGATAAAAAATTCTTAATTAGTTAACGTCTCTTTGTGGCTTTATTTTAATGCGCATACTCATTGTTGATGACGATCCACTTAACCGTTTTTTATTGATCCATATGTTGGAGCAAAAAGGGTACGTTGATTGCTATGAAGCCCAAAGTGGCCGTGAAGCGCTGGGCTTAGCTAAACAAATTGACCCTGAGTTAATTTTGCTCGACGTGATGATGGAAGATATGAGCGGCTTCGAAGTGGCGCCTTTACTTAAAGCGCAGGCTGGCGACATATATCTTCCGATAATTTTCATTACTGCTTTGGATGATGAAGAAAGCTTAGGACGATGTTTGGATGTAGGTGGGGACGATTTTGTTGCCAAACCATTTAATAAAACCATTCTCGCAGCCAAAATTAGTGCCCATGCTCGTACGCGCGAGCTTAGTAAAAAATCATTTGCACAAAATCAACAATTAATCTTTTACCGTAAAGCGGTAGAGCGAGAACACAAAATTGTCGAACATATTTTTTCAAATGCAGTCACAAATGATCATAAATTATTACCTTATTTAGATTTTAAATTACTTCCCGCAACGGATTTTAATGGTGATTTATTGCTCTTTTGCGCCGCTCCTGATGGCGGTTTATATTATCTGATTGGGGATTTTACCGGCCATGGACTTGCGGCTGCAATTGGTGCGCTACCCGTTTCTCAGGCGTTTCACACAATGGCGAATAAGGGCCTGTCGGTGCTTGAAATGGCGCATACACTAAACGATACCCTACTCAAACTACTGCCTGCGGATATGTTTTTTGCTGCAGCGATAGTGCAGGTTAGTAGTGGGGGGACGCAGTTTGAAATATGGAATAGCGGTATGCCTGACTTGCTGCTTTTAGACTCGAAGGGCAAAGTTATTCAGCGTCTGTCATCTCAGCATATGGCGTTAGGAATATTAGATGCGAGCGAGATGGACAGAGATATCCAACGATGCCAAAGCGCTATCGGAGATCGTTTACTGGCGTTCTCCGATGGACTTATCGAAATCATGGATCTTGAGCATAATATGCTCAGCGAAAAACAGATCGAGAAATGGATTTCGCAGCAGTCGGATATTACCGTTGATGAGTTGTTTCAACGGATTGAGGACTTTAGTCAAGGGATAGCGCCTCTTGATGATCTCACTTGTGTGTCATACACATGCCAATCACTAGTCAAACTTGAACATAGTCAATCTATCGCTCCTGTGCCTTTCGAATTATGTTTTGAAATGAATGTAGAGATGATTAAAAAAGGCGAACCAGTTCAAAGTGTAATTAATATGGTGTGTAGTCAAACAGGTATGTATGCCTTACACGCAAGGTTATTCACAGTAGTCAGCGAATTATATAACAATGCGTTGGATCACGGCTTACTAAAACTAGATTCAAAATTAAAACACTCTTCAGACGGATTCGAAGCGTATTTTGCATTAAGAACTCAACGTTTAATGCAATTACAAGAAGGTCAGGTTACGCTCAGTCTCACTTATACACCGACTGAACGCATCTTGAAAATTATAGTGTGTGATTCAGGAGAAGGGTTCGCTCATCAATCTCATTCAATTCAGGCCGAGATTGGGGATCCCTATGGTCGCGGTATTCAACTCATAACTGCGTTATCAGATTCAGTACGTTACCTAGGTAGCGGCAACGTAGTAGAAGTATTATTCAATGTGTAAGGTATAAAAAATGCAAACAACTATCAGAAAAGCTCAAGTAAGTGACATCAATGCATTAGTGAATTTTAATCAATTAATGGCCAAAGAAACGGAAGATATGGAACTTGATAGTGACATTTTGACGTTGGGTGTAAGTAATCTGATAAACGATGTGAGCAAAGGTTTTTACTTAGTTGCAGAAGTTGACAGTCAAGTGGTGGGGAGCCTTATGGTAACCACAGAATGGAGCGATTGGCGTAACAGCGAATTTTGGTGGATACAAAGTGTCTATATAGTCCCTAAATTTCGCCGCAAGGGCCTTTACAGTGCATTATATAATGAAGTGAAATCTCTTGGTGATAAAGCGCAAAACGTGTGTGGATACCGCTTGTACGTAGAACGTGAAAACCGTGTCGCCCAGCGTACCTACGAAGCACTCGATATGGATGAAAGCCACTACCTCATGTACGAGGGTAAATAAGCCAAACCTAATTGATAACAATTCTCAATTAGGGTAAACTGAGTGAATAGGTACACAATATTTTAAGCAGGTTATGAGTTTGAAACGTTTTCTGAAAATGGTTAGTTTGGTTGGTTGTGTTTCTGTGGCTTCTTTAGCCAGTGCGCAAGAAGTAAATGTGTATTCGGCGCGCAAAGAAGCGCTGATAAAGCCTTTACTTGATAAATTTACTGAAAGCACTGGCATTTCAGTAAATCTGGTGACGGGTAATGCTGACGCGTTAATTACACGCTTAAAAAGTGAAGGTAAATACAGTCCTGCTGATATTCTTATTACGACTGATGTAGGCAGACTCTACCGCGCGAAAGAGCAAGGGTTAACCCAAAAAATTGAAACTGACGCGTTAAAGACTCTGATCCCGCAAAATTATATCGATCCTCAAGGCCAATGGATAGGTTTCACCCTTCGCGCTAGACCACTGATGGTCGCGCCACAACGGGTTGACGAAACGCAACTGACTCGCATGGAAGACTTAGCTGACAAGCAATGGCGCGGCAGAGTTTGTGTGCGCTCATCGAGCAATATTTATAATCAGTCTATGGTTGCGGCGATGATTGAACAACAAGGTGAAGAGAAAACTCAGGTTTGGTTAAACGATTTCGTGAAGAACTTTGCACGTACACCAAAAGGTGGTGACCGAGATCAAATTAAGGCGGTTGTTGCAGGGCAGTGTGATGTTGCTATTGCCAATACTTACTACCTAGCAGGTATGGCGAGTAGCGATGATAAAGCGACGCGAGAAACGGCTAGCAAAGTAAAAGTTATTTGGCCGAATCAGCAAGACCGTGGCACTCATGTAAATATATCCGGTGCAGTCATCAGCAAATACGCACCTAATGTTGAGTCTGCCCAGAAGCTTATTAGCTTTATGTTGCAAGAAGATTCACAAGTCTGGTACGCCAAAACGAATCACGAATATCCGTTACGTAAAGAGGTCGAACAAAGTAAAGTATTAACATCTTTTGGTGCTTTTAAGGCCGAAAATATTGATCTCTCTCGCGTTGGTGAACTTAATCGTCAAGCTGTACTGATGATGGATAAAGCTGGCTGGAAGTAACCTTTTATTTAAATCTATATAAGATTCCACTTCATTGAAAAAATCTAATTGGCGCGAGCCGTGGATGTGGGCTGTCACTGTCTTTAGT
This genomic window contains:
- a CDS encoding response regulator is translated as MQNILLADLSIILVEPSDTQRKIISTLLHEENVKNVFAVSNVKEAIEAIDQQGGDLVVSSMYLEDGTGLDILKSIKQSSIHCALPFMLVSSESSSQKLEEFKQAGVAAILPKPFSTEHLSRALKTSLDLINTEELDLNLFDVRQVRVLLVDDSKLARNHINRVLKGLGIEQIIEAENGAMALTILKENTFDLVVTDYNMPEMNGRELSEFIRFNTETSHLPIIMVTSESVDSLHMTNIHQAGVNALCDKPFEVEQVKMLLSSLLNE
- a CDS encoding GNAT family N-acetyltransferase — its product is MQTTIRKAQVSDINALVNFNQLMAKETEDMELDSDILTLGVSNLINDVSKGFYLVAEVDSQVVGSLMVTTEWSDWRNSEFWWIQSVYIVPKFRRKGLYSALYNEVKSLGDKAQNVCGYRLYVERENRVAQRTYEALDMDESHYLMYEGK
- a CDS encoding fused response regulator/phosphatase, translating into MRILIVDDDPLNRFLLIHMLEQKGYVDCYEAQSGREALGLAKQIDPELILLDVMMEDMSGFEVAPLLKAQAGDIYLPIIFITALDDEESLGRCLDVGGDDFVAKPFNKTILAAKISAHARTRELSKKSFAQNQQLIFYRKAVEREHKIVEHIFSNAVTNDHKLLPYLDFKLLPATDFNGDLLLFCAAPDGGLYYLIGDFTGHGLAAAIGALPVSQAFHTMANKGLSVLEMAHTLNDTLLKLLPADMFFAAAIVQVSSGGTQFEIWNSGMPDLLLLDSKGKVIQRLSSQHMALGILDASEMDRDIQRCQSAIGDRLLAFSDGLIEIMDLEHNMLSEKQIEKWISQQSDITVDELFQRIEDFSQGIAPLDDLTCVSYTCQSLVKLEHSQSIAPVPFELCFEMNVEMIKKGEPVQSVINMVCSQTGMYALHARLFTVVSELYNNALDHGLLKLDSKLKHSSDGFEAYFALRTQRLMQLQEGQVTLSLTYTPTERILKIIVCDSGEGFAHQSHSIQAEIGDPYGRGIQLITALSDSVRYLGSGNVVEVLFNV
- a CDS encoding Fe(3+) ABC transporter substrate-binding protein produces the protein MKRFLKMVSLVGCVSVASLASAQEVNVYSARKEALIKPLLDKFTESTGISVNLVTGNADALITRLKSEGKYSPADILITTDVGRLYRAKEQGLTQKIETDALKTLIPQNYIDPQGQWIGFTLRARPLMVAPQRVDETQLTRMEDLADKQWRGRVCVRSSSNIYNQSMVAAMIEQQGEEKTQVWLNDFVKNFARTPKGGDRDQIKAVVAGQCDVAIANTYYLAGMASSDDKATRETASKVKVIWPNQQDRGTHVNISGAVISKYAPNVESAQKLISFMLQEDSQVWYAKTNHEYPLRKEVEQSKVLTSFGAFKAENIDLSRVGELNRQAVLMMDKAGWK
- the yciH gene encoding stress response translation initiation inhibitor YciH, with translation MSQNDLVYSTDGGRIPAQKAQLARPKTDGIIRIRRETKGRKGKGVTTLSGMDMDAAQVKALCTELKKMCGTGGAVKDAVIEIQGDNRDKLKLVLEKRGYTVKLAGG
- a CDS encoding STAS domain-containing protein, which codes for MSLERKLSADKKQLTVVADEIFDFGKVQDFRIAFSTDIDEVETVIIDLHKTAYMDSSALGMLLNMQKLLSGKVTIFKIVNTRPQVLKILRIARFDKKFLIS